ATATCCAGTTCCTTTGAGCCTTCCTTGTAGTAGTTACTgatatgaaaattggtaatggcaCTCATTCCTCGAAGTTTAACGGCCGCAATATCATACGCCTCTGCAGCTTCCTCCTCGGTGTCTGAATATTAAAAGACCAAGACGAAACTTAGGAATGATTTTCCTTCGAAATGACTATAGCTTTTCGATGAAAATGCATACAATAGTAAACATGGCTTACGTACCATATGTTCCAAGATAGATATCTCTACCACCTGCCACCCTACCAATTCTAGCTTGCCATCGACGACCTTCATGTTGTCTGCAGTCATTACATGGCATTCAAAATCGATGGGCATATGGGATAAGCAAGAATTAAGTCCATTTCATAATCACATCTCTAGACATAAAGAAAGGCCTATAAATATTGGTTGAACCTTGTGACTCCTCTATAAATCGAATTGCCTCTTGCAAAGCAAATGCTTTTCCTGAAATATTGAAAATGGAACAAAAGTAGAGAAAGTTACATCACACGTCCAGTATCTTTTTCTTACATTTTTTCCACTGATAGACAGTGTCTGGTAACTAAAAAGGCTGTTGGAATTACCTTCTTAGAGAATTAATATACTCCTCACGTGACATGTCTTTCATTTCCTCAACTTCTTTTGCATAATTGGGAATCTGTGAATGCCACAGAAAAACACTATGAAGCGCCATCGGCATTGGCTGATATTTCTAGAAGAAAGAGTAGGAAAGAAAAGAAGCAAGAGAAGTGTGTCTGGTGGGTGAAAGATCCTTACTGGGAAGTTCATTTTAGAATGTGCTCCTGCTCCCCACAACTTTAAAGCTGCAAGGTCATATGCTTGTGCTGCTTTCTCTTCAGTTTCATATCCACCTGTGCAGGAATAGGTGTCAAATATCAACTTAGGCACAATTTGATCAATCAGAACCAAAGCCAAACAAAAGTGACACCTAAAAAGCTTTACTAACCAAGATATACTGTAAGCAGTCCAGTAGTACATCCAGCCACAGCCATATCAACAAGACACAACATTAaagagaacaacaacaacaaaaaaaagtttcATCAGCAACATAAACAGACAATTTTCCACACATAGATGGACTAAAAGAGCTCAAGCACAGATAAATCAAGCCACAATTAGCATGACTGAGCAATTTGTACTCTTCAACTTGAAGTAGATAAACAAGGTATTGCAAATGAACTGATAAAGCATCTGAAACATGAGATTCCAAATTTATGTTCAACAGAGAATATATGTGGTATTCCAATAATAATAAAGCATTGTTTGCAATGAGCCATGCATGCATCTCTCCCTCTCCATCCTACCAGCCATTAATGAGTCATCTATCTTGGTTCAAAATACCTATGTATGTTCATCTATTAAATTGACTGTAGCCTACAACACCTCTACTATGATCTTATCGTCGAATGATCACAGGCATAAAACATTCTGCACTTTCTAGTTCCACTTATTTGGTGTCACTATCATGACCTCTCATTGTTTGGAGCAACAAAATGTTCTCTACCTTGAGCCTAAAGATCATCCCAAAAGCTACTGCTTCAAAGTCATACGAAAAACATACCTTGCTTTCCTTTGCGTTTCCGGGTTTCACTTATGGTAGTGTTATCCCAAAGATGTGCTTCAAATTTGCCAGTCCATCTGTGTCTGCAGAACAAACTATAACAtaagttttaaaaaataataacattTTCAAAAAAACATGTAGAAATGAAGTTTAATGAATATCTTACCTAGTAACTCCACGAAAATTCGATGTTCTCTGACCAACTTTATATAATGCCTTCTTTACTTGTTCGTTTCCAGTTGCACTACTGCTTGCAGGATTTACATTAACACTACTGCTACTTGATGGTGGTGGAATTAATTTAGAAGATGAATCATTGGAAGAAGGTAATCTCTCATAGTCTGCCACTATTGAAACTTGGTCTATAAGGGATACCTCCTGGTTTAATAAACATATCTCATTTTCTGAAGCAGGAATCAGAGTTCCCATTCTGGAACACAAATAAAGTGAGAAAACTTAATCAAATTATGTAGTAAGAGAAAGGGTTCTTTGATTACTCAAATTACAAAAACCTAATAACCATAAAAACATCAAATTAAGATCCTTCTAAAACTACAAGAAATTGACTATAACTAAGTTCATCAAATTGAGATGCTTTTGTGGAAATTTGTTGAACAAATTTTGAACTTCTAGAATCAGATCGTAACGATGTACAAGAATGACAACACAGAAATGAAAATTTACTTACCAATTAAAAAGAGTTATGGAGAGATTAGGATGGATGAATGAGGAGGAGGAGGGAAAATGGAGTTGTTTAGGAAAACCGCATCTCGAGGGACATTAACAAGAAAAAGGATGAGAACAAATCTTTAAACCTAACCTAGAGATGCGTTTTTAATCCGCAACAATAAAATCTCAAGTTTGAGCGAGGTTTACAAATCGGGGGTCACATTATAATGCTTTTTGACGGGTATGactcaaggtttgaaaaacgggtcaTAGGTCGAGTCAAGGTCGCCATGACCAAtataacgtgttttgacgggtTTGACCATGTTTCAGGTAAAAAATGCGTTGGTTAGGGGaaaatgtatttcttttatttgacgtttatttttttaaataacgggtgtgataacggtgaaatagaaaaaatatatgtatatattatgATATGAATTTCCTATCTAACAGTTTTAACATGCatgaaaacggttataacggaaccaaataacgttgttactacgtttcaattgattttctttgtttatttatttattttgatttttttaattataattttaaatctcttattttagaaacaaaaatttagttaaaaacatttttctatctgtttttttagaaaaaaacggATATAACGGATATAAAAACGGACAAAACGACCTAAAAAGCTTATGTTAAAATGTTATTGGAGGCAGATTTATGGAAAATAATTCCATTATACTATTATTACTATTTAGAAGAAAACAACGTaaaatcaattttagaaaaacaattACTACATGTGTGAAAATAGTTACAACTGGTCTAAGTAACACTTTTGTTTCCTATTTACCAATGTTGTTTAGACATGGGTATCGGTGACCCTCGCGACCACACTACATAGACGTGGCCGTTTTTAACGGCCGTTTTTTCGGGAAAACGGATATTTTTTAAATGTGGATATGACTATGgtgtcaacaaaaaaaaaagtcaaagagTGGAGAAAACCTTGTTGGTAAGGTTATGGGTGACTTTTCTATGTTCCAGGGAAAGCCGAGTAAGAAACTATTTATGCTTTGGGGTATagttatttttgaataaaacaatCAACCAACATCTTTACTTTCACTTTCGAAACCGGGGGAGAACACAATGATGTCTTAGATAATTTCCCGTGGAATTAGATAGATATCTTATTATTCTTAGAGAATGGAATTCAACGATAAATCACAAAAATATCGATTTCAACAGTCAACAATACTGGTTAGATATTAAAAAGCTCCCGCCAGAATATTCCTATGCATAGGTGGCAAATCAGATTGCCAACATCCTTGGAATTCCACTGAAGCTAGAACCTGCATATGGTAATCCAATCGACAAGAACTATGTCAGTGCTCTAATTGAATTTAATATCAATAATCTCATGCTGAGAGGAATTTTGTCTGAAAGTGTGTGGATTTCCTGAATCCTTATTCAGTTAACATGAATGATGATATGATAAATCTCATTATTTTTTCTGGTATTCCAAATTagtctttgaaaaagcgggggtctaacaacaccacccaatatttcgcttagcaatctgtatggacaaactcgaatatacttttaagagaatcaacaagactcaatcaattaaaagtatatcaacgagtttatatctctcttcttgatttgatttactcgagaaaGAACtagagttctaatcaaatacaaggaataacttggatggtaccaaaaacaatatccaaagatcaatcaatatcaatcaacaactgaaggtcggatttccaattgattgattcaaacgcacaacctgtattatttcaattatataaacaaatataatgcggaaatagaaataacacagacaccagaaattttgttaacgaggaaaccgcaaatgaaaaaaaaccccgggacctagtccatattgaacacacactgtattaagccgctacagacactagcctactccaagctaacttcggaacggactgtagttgaaccccaatcaatctctcattgatccaaggtacagttgtactccctacgcctctgatcctagcaggatactgcgcacttgattcccttagctgatctcacccgccaCTAAGagtttgctacgacccaaagtcgaagacttgacaataaacaaatctgtttcacgcagacaagtctatcaaaggatcaatctgtctcccacagataaaccctaaaaggttttgttccgtcttttgataataatcaaggtgaacaggaaccaattgataatccggtcttatattcccgaagaacaacctagagttatcaataacctcacaacaatcttaatcgtatggtagcgaaacaagatgttgcggaatcacaaacaataagacgaagatgtttgtgattactttttatatcttgcctatcgaagatatcaatctcaagccaatcaatctgatggtactcgtacgatagaagatgcaagatcagatcacacaactacaataaaagtagtatcggtctggcttcactatcccaatgaagtctttaagtcgttaacctggttttagaagaagaaaatcaaaggttaaaggagaaccgactctagtattcaaactagtatcacacgtgaggtgtggagattagttttgcacagatactagagttccccttatatagtctttcagatcagggtttgcgattaagttaccttggtaacaaagcaatcaatatccaccgttagatgaaaacctgatttacattcaagctaatatttctcaaccgttagatcgaaaacttagcttgttacacacacttgacaatgcacgcttctaggtttgttaaccgtacccaaacgtatgcacttgttggttcaacaatatttaaccaaaaggttagccatatgagcatccatatcaaccacgttcttcttcatcataactagttcaaatgatttcaaatgaactagttatagagttgttcaattgcaaggaaatctcatgtactgcacaagacacaattgaagcaaagatgatttgattcactcgaatcggttcatgaacttttatatccacggtttgcaaactgcattccttagtctttttaattttaagttcagaaatcatcttcagatatataaccttctcaagttcgcagactaggttcgcggacttaagttaccgggcagagtttacaaactccagcagaaattctcgggtatgataaCTTCGcgcggttcgcggacttagctcacgccaatagtttgtcaactccagcagaaattctcgggtttgagaacttcggcagttcgcggactgagttagcggacttggctcacgccattctttcggttctcttgatcaacaaagttcgcaaactttggttcaaggaatgagacttatacataaatgtgattccacaacaatgcttatgtccaccattggttatgtaatctaaactctcatttcaatcattgaaacattcttagaggacgttatatagttgttacaccatttctcgtcaaagcaattttcaagatgattgaaacatatcatgacttccgtcacatggtaaagataaacttggttaaagagaaaagcttatcaactcgtatttcgagatataaataggcgaggtatactaggctcgaaataccaaatgtgtataatcaaagtctatatatatagcatacgacttcttgtctcaaagagtaagagatagagtggatatacttttgagtgataaataagttgaagtcttcacatacctttttgtcgagaagttccactggttccttgagtagttcttctacttgtatgatgaatcgccatgaagtccttgagctcaactacactttttatcctagtccgagacttagctataatagactagaaatcaagacttatggttttgatcactaacattgacaaacattcttgagatagcaacgcatgcgatttcgactgagcaatgctctaacagtcttgtCATATAACTTGCGTATATGGGTCTTATAATCAAAATATCAGACAAGAACAATCGAATTATCTAATAAATATTATATAGATAAATCATGGGATATATATTCTTGGTGATCTTAATAATACTTTACGTTCTTCATAAACACAGAGCTTCTCTACACATATTACCACTTCGTCAAGATTCATACTATATACACTCGAAACTCTTGCTCTAAGCCTCTAACTGGTATACCTTTTAAATGATCACCATTTAGCTGGTCAAATCATAAACATCCCCAAAGAATAGTGAGAACCAGAATTGACATGGCTCTATCTAATCCTCTTTGGTTATCTAaatttgttgattatataatctaTAACCTAGTTCCTCATGGGTCATACTATGCactaattcttcttcaaactcaaGAACCCATTTAACATATCATCAAACCTCACAGATTCCATCAAATTTGGCTTTTTGATCCATCTTGAAAAGAAATTATTCAAAATAATTGGCAGCAGAATCAAGGAACTTCTGACATAATTGAGAATTTACAGAGAACTACTTATGCTCTTAAAGAATTGAATCACAAGCATTTTGGTCaggtaaaaacaaaaataagaagaacTCAAGAACAACTGGAGAGAGACAAAGAAATGAATGTACCTGATGTGCAGCAGATCAAAAGCCGGGAGGACAAGCTTAATTCCTTATATGAAAAGAGGAACAACATCATTTTCCAGCAATCAAGAGAAAATATCCTTCTGTAGGAAGATAATAAATCAAGATATTTTCACGTTAAAGCCAAtttcaggaaaaaaaagaaggaataatATAGACACTCTACAGGATGCTTAGGGAAATTGGTTACCGATAAAGGAGGAACTTCAACTTCTGCTAACaaattatttcaaagaaattactACAAGTTCATCTCCTACAATTCAACATGATATTTTAAAGATAATCATTCCTTGTGTTTTACCTCAAGAAAATCAGATGTTAGTTGCTAATCCTACAGAAAGAGGAAATTAAATATATTGTCTTCAAAACCAATGCTTAGGCACCACCAGGGCCGGATAGTTACCGAGCAGGATTTTATCAGCAGAATTGGGATATAGTAAAGGAAGATTATAAGTTTAGTTCAGAAATTTTTCATCAATAATTCTTTTCCAAGGCAGCTAAATAAAACATATGAAGTGTTGATACCAAAAAGAGAAGTTTCCACTAATCTTAACCATTTCAGACCAATCAGTCTGTGTAATATCTTGTACAAAATTATTACTAAACTCTTAGACAGCTGACTCAAACAAATTCTTCCAAAAATCATTTCTCAATGGCAAGTGGCATATGTTCCGGGTGGAAAcattaatgataatattattattgctccaGAAATGGTTGACTCATGAAGAAAACAAGGGATTTTCATGGGGTTGTTGGTATCAAATTAGATATGAGCAAGGCTTTCCACATAATGTAATATACATACCTTATTCAGACTACGGTTCATTTGGGTTTCTCTGAGAAGTGGTACAATCTTATCTCAGCATGTGTATCTACTTCATAAATATCTGTGTTGTTTAATGGCTCCCATATGCGCCCTATCATTCCTTTTAGAGGACTCAGACAAGGAAATCCCATCTCTCCTTATCTGTTCATTTTGTGCATGGAAGTTTTCAGCAGGCTTATTTCCAATGCAGTTAATATGAATATCATTGAAGCAGTTCAACCAGTAAGACAAAAGTTTCACATCTGTTTTCGCAGATAACTGGATATTATTTATCAAAGCTACTAGAAAGTATATCAACAATCTAGTGCATATAATTCAGTATTTTACTTCTTCATCAGGTCAGCTTGTGAATCTAGGGATATCTGATGTTTTCTTCAGCAAAAATCTAAGTCCAGAAGCTTGTCAGGATGTTTCTAAGATGTTAAACATGACTCAAATGCAACTAGAGAGATATCTTGGAATCAATCTTTTCATACCTAGAAGCAAGGATAAATCTTTtgatcttatttttgagaagatgaaacaCAAAATTCAAGCTTGACATGGCATACTTGTTAGTCAAGTGGGTAGAAGTACACAAATCAAGTTCACTCTTGGTTCTATGAATCAACATtagatgagcatattttctcttCCAGAAAAAACTCATAACTGACTGACAAGAATTCAAAGGAATTATTTCTGGAATAAAGATTAAAAAAATCAGAAAGTTAGGAATTATTTTTGGAATAAAGATTCAAAGGAATTATTTCTGGAATCAAATTTTCTCGCTGATTTCTAACATTGTCTCTCTGCATGATACAAATAAACCAACTTCCGCTTGTTGGAGAGAAATTCGCAAAACAAAAAGATAACGTGGTCTTGGTTTTAAAGACACTAAGATATTCAATCAAGCTCTTCTAGATAGATTATACTGGAGACTTTAAAAAGATGTGGTATTTTTACTACTAATTCAGTTTATAGAGAACTAAACAAAATTTAGCCTCTGTagcaaaaccaaaatcaaatgcAATAGAAGTAATCATTGAAGCTTTGGCATATGGAGGTTCATTATAAAGTCAACAGTTTGTTTAGAAGTCATGCATGATATATGGAAGATATGAATCCTCTTTTCCCTATCTGCAACAATCAAGAAGAATCAAGTACTCAACTTCTGCTGCAATGCAAATATTCTCAAACTATATGGAAAATCATATCTCCTTTCTTACATTACTCTTTATGGCAACACAACATCATTCAAGATTGGATTGTTTCCTAgttcaacaacaataacaacaataaaAACTTTTTACCTCTATCTAATGATCATATAAGTCTTGCAGTTACAACGAAATCTAGATGTGAAAAAGtctttgaaaacaaaaaccaaacaGTTAGAGAAACAATCTGCAGGATACATCATTTTAGAAATAGTTTACCTGATATCATAATCCTTAATCAGAACCATAATAAACCCTTGATAGAAAAATGGTAAAAAGAACTCATGTAGATTGGTTAAAAACTAAtgttgatgtttcaattatacaAGATAATTCGATTTTTAGGTTTTCTCTAATAATTCGTTATTTTTCAGGTGGCTTTGTGGGGATAATGACATACTTTACAAGATACAAGTCAAGTTGAGGCTTTGGTTTTGCTCAGAGCGCTTCAATGGTTCAATGAATGAGGTTTGAAAAAAAGTTATTGTTGAAATGAGACAATCTATCAGTAATTAGGGGTTGTTCCGGTTCTGTTGAGTCTTTTAAATGGGTGGACCAAAATATCCTTCTTGAATGTCATTCGATTCTTTGGGATTTAGAGTCTTGCAAAGTTATGCTTAAAAGAAGTCCTTGTAACCATCTCGTTGATAAGTTGGTAAAAATATCTAGAGTCAGTATTGGGTCGCAAGTTTGGTGGAGTGACCCCTCATAGTGTCTTAGATAATGTCTTACAGAAGGATAGTTTGTAAGCCATGAATCAGGCTGCttgttcctttttttttgaatgaaCCTTTATTTCTTtgctcaaaaaaagaaaaatactgcGTTACGGCCAAATTCATGTTATTTACGGAAAAAACGCTTTTGTTGATTGCTCTTTAGAGGGAAAAAAAGATGTTATAGTGGAAAACTAAATAATGACTTGAAATTCACATCCAAAGATTACTGTGGACGGGATAACGTGAAACATATCttaaataagttttttttttggttatttaaTTATATAAATTTTCTAGAAAATGTTAAGGGATAATTGGAGTTTGTTACTCAGGTTTAGGCCAACAATAGGCTTtgatctaacatttgtccaatgcTAGGGATTGgtacctgatgagtgccaaatattgtatatatttatccctttttgttggcattttaactcatcttttatgcattaattctacattttatcccatattctgtattttcattgttttcaagaataaatatttttattaattaattttgcatttttaggtaataaataaagcttggatgagtcgcggagcgaaaagagcagaaaagtagtgaaaagccgggagaaattacgcaaggaagccgcgaagaatggtgcgcacaacctcattttctacacacaaaagcgcctccgttctcagccatcagatcagttctcagaagcatccgacggtcgctccttcatagatcatcaaaatatgatgtctctgccgagcaccacagcgctgaaattccaagccttcagattagatggtagttgaatccaacggtcgctaccttgctgtgcatcgaagtttgatatctccgccttacactacagtacctaactccatcaagtaccgttcattttgttgtatcatataatccaacggtcgctcatcgcttgcctccgcatcaccgtccgatctaccaaccatcttcgcatctcgcagctcagagtcacagaacatcaaaactagatacatccgcctcacaccctagtgaccgagcaccacccacctaaccagacacaccccccttctctcccaaaccatcgagccataccctctccaccatcttctccacagcagaccaccgtacaccaccacctctgccaccaactcactgccaccaccacacctccaccatcatcacccctatctttctccatcattacccccttgttctagcctcctattatatagttttctcccctaatttctctctaaaaacctagggaagaaatcaataaaataggacgagttggaaagatgcaattgaggcatgggacggagcaggtgaacaaggaaggatgggtcagcgattgattgaagaaattgcgccatcaaagtaagattttacgaaaccctaatttctcaatttttgggatttttatagaaaaccctaattttctgttaggaaGGCATGGAGGAGCTAGAATAGGGATGTGGGTTCGAATTAGACCCATTACGTTAGGtaaaatcatatacctaattttactgttcaattgggtaaatttgggaattgggtgtaagaaccctaaaatgtaaattgggtataaaaagggaactgtgggtgtgatgtgaacttatgtttggactagcctacatccaggactctcatgtcctgttaattttgagtttctgcttaatttcagttcaatatgTGATATTCCTGTTAATTTCATTTTATGTTACTATCCATGTTCTGCTTaatattgtttcctgttaattgttatgctcctgttatgtttgttatgttatgttatttcctgttgtgttctgtgtgattgtattatccatgttatgtttgtcttaattagttttgtgtttgtttctacacatgagcttgtaagtcccctgttcatctcacatgttcttattctgaggtttgatgcttgacaaccatgaggtctcttaactgcaacatgttctaattcccctcTAGGATGAGAAaagaactgaaccatgatggttag
Above is a genomic segment from Papaver somniferum cultivar HN1 chromosome 10, ASM357369v1, whole genome shotgun sequence containing:
- the LOC113318548 gene encoding AP2-like ethylene-responsive transcription factor PLT2 isoform X2, translating into MGTLIPASENEICLLNQEVSLIDQVSIVADYERLPSSNDSSSKLIPPPSSSSSVNVNPASSSATGNEQVKKALYKVGQRTSNFRGVTRHRWTGKFEAHLWDNTTISETRKRKGKQVYLGGYETEEKAAQAYDLAALKLWGAGAHSKMNFPIPNYAKEVEEMKDMSREEYINSLRRKSICFARGNSIYRGVTRQHEGRRWQARIGRVAGGRDIYLGTYDTEEEAAEAYDIAAVKLRGMSAITNFHISNYYKEGSKELDIVPIDVTEKELPKVKIRRFIMP
- the LOC113318548 gene encoding AP2-like ethylene-responsive transcription factor PLT2 isoform X1, yielding MGTLIPASENEICLLNQEVSLIDQVSIVADYERLPSSNDSSSKLIPPPSSSSSVNVNPASSSATGNEQVKKALYKVGQRTSNFRGVTSLFCRHRWTGKFEAHLWDNTTISETRKRKGKQVYLGGYETEEKAAQAYDLAALKLWGAGAHSKMNFPIPNYAKEVEEMKDMSREEYINSLRRKSICFARGNSIYRGVTRQHEGRRWQARIGRVAGGRDIYLGTYDTEEEAAEAYDIAAVKLRGMSAITNFHISNYYKEGSKELDIVPIDVTEKELPKVKIRRFIMP